The following coding sequences lie in one Deltaproteobacteria bacterium genomic window:
- a CDS encoding calcium-binding protein, translating to MEIIVDAYGPEEQAMGWYYYLEEKLQFPFAAFCSQKRAISPLHVKDEVDVIGMAPEEECEKEMFVLIQWEKDGLAVPLSQLTVIKSTNKQIKQAVEDWHYWVQMGYSFG from the coding sequence ATGGAAATTATTGTCGATGCCTATGGCCCTGAAGAACAAGCGATGGGATGGTATTATTACCTGGAGGAAAAGCTCCAGTTTCCGTTCGCCGCCTTCTGCAGCCAGAAACGAGCCATCTCACCACTGCATGTTAAGGATGAGGTTGATGTAATTGGGATGGCCCCTGAAGAGGAATGCGAGAAGGAGATGTTCGTTCTTATCCAGTGGGAGAAGGATGGTTTGGCTGTTCCATTGTCCCAACTCACGGTCATTAAGTCTACAAACAAACAAATCAAGCAAGCGGTTGAGGATTGGCACTATTGGGTGCAGATGGGCTATTCGTTCGGATAA
- a CDS encoding type II toxin-antitoxin system prevent-host-death family antitoxin, whose translation MGTVTAKQLKQNTGEIIKRVRSGEHLTLTYRGKPIGVIAPPKAEKTTTMEEIRPFDDAWEDIEKTLGKTKPPFKGWKEAVDWVRNRT comes from the coding sequence ATGGGTACAGTAACGGCAAAGCAATTAAAACAGAACACAGGAGAAATAATCAAAAGGGTCAGATCGGGAGAGCACCTGACTTTGACTTATCGGGGAAAGCCCATCGGGGTTATTGCCCCGCCGAAAGCTGAAAAGACAACCACAATGGAAGAAATCAGGCCCTTTGATGATGCCTGGGAGGATATTGAAAAGACCCTTGGAAAAACAAAGCCGCCATTTAAGGGATGGAAGGAGGCCGTTGATTGGGTTCGAAATCGGACTTAG